AATGGGAATGGATTTTTACCATCATTTTGGATTTGAAAGAAAATATTATTTAGATCTGGATTCACTCAGAAAAAAATTTTATGAAATAAGTCGAATGTTGCATCCCGATCTATCGGCTGATTCCATTACAACAGAAGAAGAGATAAACAGACAAATCGCTTTTCACAACCTGGCTTATGCTTCATTAATTCATCCTGAAAAAAGATTGTTGCACATCTTGCAACTCGAAGGTTGGTTGGATTTGTATATAGTTCAGGAGGATGCAGAGTTTTTGCTTGAAATGATGGAGCTGAATGAAGAAGTAGAAACAGCGGTCCAAACAGGTGATTCTGAATATTTGAATAAATTGAAATCCCAAATTGAAAGGAGAATAACTGAAGATGAGAACAGCATTGCCAAAGATCTTCGCAATTACGACGAAGGACTAAGAAATGAAT
This window of the Saprospiraceae bacterium genome carries:
- the hscB gene encoding Fe-S protein assembly co-chaperone HscB — protein: MDFYHHFGFERKYYLDLDSLRKKFYEISRMLHPDLSADSITTEEEINRQIAFHNLAYASLIHPEKRLLHILQLEGWLDLYIVQEDAEFLLEMMELNEEVETAVQTGDSEYLNKLKSQIERRITEDENSIAKDLRNYDEGLRNESIARSMVAYYSRLKYYYRLKQNFLAKEPEL